In Vicia villosa cultivar HV-30 ecotype Madison, WI unplaced genomic scaffold, Vvil1.0 ctg.000041F_1_1_1, whole genome shotgun sequence, the following are encoded in one genomic region:
- the LOC131622725 gene encoding patatin-like protein 6, whose protein sequence is MDSIDQFEMQEPSIETDKLSYEIFSILESKFLFGYDEQKLWFPKQIPDSQQTPTVASVDGVSSVKNQRGKICILAIDGGGMRGILAGKALAYLENALKKKSGDQNARIADYFDVATGSGVGGIFTAMLFATKDQRKPIYSADDTWRLLAEQGKRFYGGSGSRGFLKRIFGSGSSSSVETATAGMERIVKEAFTAENGRCLTLKDTLKPVLIPCYDLSSTAPFLFSRADALETDSFDFRLWEVCRATSAEPGLLEPVQMRSVDGQTKCVAVDGGLAMSNPTGAAITHVLHNKQEFPFVRGVEDLLVLSLGTGQLVEVKCDYDRVTRWKAKDWARPMARISSDASADLVDQSVAMAFGHCRSTNYVRIQANGSSMGQCGPSGDTDASPSNVKMLMGIAEEMLKQENVESVLFGGKKIGEQSNFQKLDWLAGELVQEHQRRSCRIAPTVAFKQATPKPT, encoded by the exons ATGGATTCTATTGATCAATTCGAAATGCAAGAACCAAGTATTGAAACGGATAAGCTCAGCTACGAAATTTTCTCTATTCTCGAAAGCAAGTTTCTCTTTGGCTACGATGAACAAAAACTCTGGTTCCCTAAACAAATTCCTGATTCTCAACAAACTCCAACCGTTGCTTCCGTTGACGGAGTTTCCTCCGTTAAGAATCAGCGTGGGAAGATATGTATACTCGCAATCGACGGTGGTGGCATGCGTGGGATTCTCGCCGGAAAAGCACTTGCGTATCTTGAAAACGCGTTGAAGAAAAAGTCAGGTGACCAGAACGCGAGAATCGCGGATTATTTCGACGTGGCAACTGGCTCCGGCGTCGGAGGTATATTCACTGCGATGCTTTTCGCGACAAAAGATCAACGAAAACCGATTTACTCAGCCGATGATACATGGCGGTTACTAGCGGAACAGGGGAAGAGATTCTACGGAGGCTCCGGCAGCCGCGGGTTTTTGAAGAGGATATTCGGAAGTGGAAGTTCGAGTTCAGTTGAAACGGCGACTGCTGGTATGGAGAGAATCGTTAAAGAAGCGTTTACGGCGGAGAACGGTCGTTGTTTAACGTTGAAAGATACACTGAAACCGGTTCTGATACCGTGCTATGATTTATCAAGTACGGCGCCGTTTTTGTTCTCACGTGCCGACGCGTTGGAAACGGATAGTTTTGATTTTCGTTTGTGGGAAGTGTGTAGAGCGACTTCGGCTGAACCGGGTTTGTTGGAACCGGTTCAAATGCGGTCTGTTGATGGACAAACCAAATGCGTGGCAGTTGATGGTGGTTTGGCGATGAGTAACCCAACCGGTGCGGCAATCACGCACGTGCTGCATAACAAACAGGAGTTTCCGTTCGTGCGAGGCGTGGAGGATCTTCTTGTGCTTTCTCTTGGAACCGGTCAACTGGTTGAAGTTAAGTGTGATTATGATCGTGTGACTCGCTGGAAGGCTAAGGATTGGGCTCGGCCGATGGCGCGTATTTCGAGTGATGCCTCGGCGGACCTTGTCGATCAGTCCGTGGCGATGGCGTTCGGTCATTGCCGGAGTACTAATTATGTTCGAATTCAG GCAAATGGGTCAAGTATGGGGCAATGTGGACCGAGTGGGGATACAGACGCGAGTCCCAGCAATGTCAAAATGCTGATGGGAATAGCAGAGGAAATGTTAAAGCAGGAAAATGTAGAGTCAGTTCTGTTCGGAGGGAAGAAGATTGGGGAGCAGAGTAATTTCCAGAAACTCGATTGGCTTGCTGGAGAACTTGTTCAAGAGCATCAGAGGAGGAGCTGCAGAATAGCTCCCACTGTTGCTTTCAAACAAGCTACTCCAAAACCCACCTAG